A DNA window from Helianthus annuus cultivar XRQ/B chromosome 15, HanXRQr2.0-SUNRISE, whole genome shotgun sequence contains the following coding sequences:
- the LOC110912907 gene encoding uncharacterized protein LOC110912907, with protein MADIETLGIIDEIQALVSDKLQVVSYKWLSRNFLVPSDTAKRLLQEFVEKNGSQLEVIYSLSGWLKNNPEAYHVKLVLGAKLSEAKEEFNDGCSVQVYSIQACVPKDPAVLWNAEFVQSEELFKEPPNVVNCLRDNRFCGVSNPFVKRNVEGTPVNSAGPQLKNVVTHGQSRINQTSLGKEKKIEQSDAKPNQGVNIQSGSHKEQVPQNKKKTQNDKVSSGTSSSLASMWGRASAKPKPESASVKTDTVAPISNDAQVRANESVEDESSDDQQMNFKRASNGEGNNRKRRVVLDFSDEDDNVEDAVNLASPDPPKKQVAALDSKKSCSISGLENKNLDFDEQKEVKNEKATETDPKPLTENKRSHENDVKQEDKTSNAVKNGTKKRKVLKTRIDERGREVTEVVWEDDEKETRPDDNTRKDKDDNKTASNIAVNRPAAAAAAPKKSPAVGNAPSHATGKAGNKKTNAKDPKQGNIMSFFKKV; from the exons ATGGCCGACATCGAAACCCTAGGCATCATTGATGAAATTCAAGCACTCGTCTCCGACAAGCTTCAAGTG GTTTCTTACAAGTGGTTGAGTAGGAACTTCTTGGTGCCATCAGATACTGCTAAGAG GCTGCTTCAAGAGTTTGTGGAAAAGAATGGAAGTCAACTGGAAGTTATATATTCTCTGTCCGGTTGGTTGAAAAATAATCCAGAAGCTTACCATGTAAAGCTTGTTTTGGGCGCTAAACTTTCAG AAGCCAAAGAAGAGTTTAACGATGGTTGTTCAGTTCAAGTCTATAGCATCCAAGCTTGTGTTCCTAAAGATCCAGCAGTTCTCTGGAATGCTGAATTTGTACAATCGGAAGAGCTATTCAAGGAGCCTCCTAATGTTGTTAACTGCTTGCGTGATAATCG GTTCTGTGGTGTTTCAAATCCGTTTGTAAAACGTAATGTAGAGGGAACACCTGTTAACAGCGCAGGTCCACAGTTAAAAAACGTAGTAACCCACGGACAATCAAGAATCAATCAAACGTCACTTGGAAAAGAAAAGAAGATTGAGCAATCAGACGCTAAACCTAATCAAGGCGTAAATATTCAAAGTGGAAGTCATAAAGAACAAGTTCctcaaaacaaaaagaaaacacaaaatgatAAAGTCTCTTCCGGCACTTCAAGCTCCTTAGCTAGTATGTGGGGCCGTGCATCTGCAAAACCGAAGCCTGAGTCTGCCTCAGTAAAAACTGATACCGTCGCTCCTATTTCTAATG ATGCTCAGGTGCGTGCTAATGAATCTGTGGAGGATGAAAGCAGTGATGATCAACAAATGAACTTTAAAAGAGCGTCTAATGGTGAAGGAAATAATAGAAAAAGAAGGGTTGTGTTAGATTTCTCTGATGAAGATGATAATGTTGAAGACGCAGTGAATCTCGCCTCACCAGATCCACCAAAAAAGCAAGTTGCTGCTCTTGATTCAAAGAAAAGTTGTAGCATTTCGGGTCTTGAAAATAAGAATTTGGATTTTGATGAACAAAAAGAAGTTAAGAACGAAAAGGCAACCGAGACTGATCCCAAGCCTTTAACTGAGAATAAACGTTCTCACGAAAATGATGTAAAACAGGAAGATAAAACGAGCAATGCTGTTAAAAATGGGactaagaaaagaaaagttttgAAGACGCGCATCGATGAGCGTGGAAGAGAAG TAACTGAGGTGGTTTGGGAGGATGATGAGAAAGAAACAAGACCTGATGACAATACACGAAAAGATAAAGATGACAATAAAACCGCAAGCAATATTGCTGTCAACAG GCCGGctgcagcagcagcagctccgAAGAAGTCACCTGCAGTAGGTAATGCCCCGTCACATGCGACAGGCAAAGCAGGGAATAAGAAAACCAATGCGAAGGATCCCAAACAGGGCAATATCATGTCCTTTTTCAAAAAGGTTTAA